The proteins below are encoded in one region of Cyclopterus lumpus isolate fCycLum1 chromosome 8, fCycLum1.pri, whole genome shotgun sequence:
- the pctp gene encoding phosphatidylcholine transfer protein: MSPQFTDEEFQSAWRELDEPRLEGGWELFVETMGVKIYRLYDKETRLYEYKVFGVLATCTAELCADVYMDLAYRKHWDSYVKELYETDFSGQTAIYWQVKYPFPLSNRDYVYVRERRDLEVDGRTVRVVLARSAPDLPCAESGGVLRVKDYKQSVALESDGGCGTKVFMNYFDNPGGNIPTWLVNWAAGTGVPDFLTNMQKACSKYGDYRQKK, encoded by the exons ATGTCGCCGCAGTTCACGGACGAGGAGTTTCAGAGCGCGTGGAGGGAGCTGGACGAGCCGCGGctggagggaggatgggagcTGTTCGTGGAGACGATGGGGGTGAAGATCTACCGGCTCTACGACAAG GAAACCCGTCTGTACGAGTACAAAGTCTTCGGCGTGCTCGCCACCTGCACTGCAGAGCTGTGTGCAGACGTCTACATGGACCTGGCCTACCGGAAACACTGGGACTCGTATGTGAAAg AGCTCTATGAAACGGACTTCAGTGGACAGACTGCGATCTACTGGCAAGTGAAGTACCCGTTTCCTCTGTCCAACAGAGAT TACGTGTACGTGAGGGAGCGGCGAGACCTGGAGGTGGACGGCAGGACGGTGCGCGTGGTCCTGGCCAGGAGCGCGCCGGACCTCCCGTGTGCAGAAAGCGGCGGCGTGCTGCGGGTCAAAGACTACAAGCAGAGCGTCGCCCTGGAGAGCGACGGAGGCTGCGGGACGAAAG tgttCATGAATTACTTCGATAACCCCGGTGGCAATATTCCTACCTGGCTGGTGAACTGGGCAGCGGGG ACCGGGGTCCCGGACTTCTTAACCAACATGCAGAAGGCCTGCAGCAAATACGGCGACTACCGCCAGAAGAAATGA
- the tmem100a gene encoding transmembrane protein 100 — protein sequence MPEEAKEDAMRTPATPEKACNNEPPAAVVNIPRGVNEVQLTAATGGAELSCYRCTVPFGVVVLIAGVVVTAVAYSFNSHGSTISYFGLVLLSAGLVLLASSVVCWRLRLERKKERRRESQTTLVVNQRSIFT from the coding sequence ATGCCAGAAGAAGCCAAAGAGGACGCCATGAGAACGCCAGCGACACCGGAGAAGGCGTGCAACAACGAGCCCCCCGCCGCCGTGGTAAACATCCCCAGGGGGGTCAACGAAGTCCAGCTGACCGCCGCCACCGGCGGGGCGGAGCTGTCCTGCTACCGCTGCACCGTCCCCTTCGGCGTGGTGGTCCTCATCGCCGGCGTCGTGGTCACCGCCGTGGCCTACAGCTTCAACTCGCACGGGTCCACCATCTCCTACTTCGGCCTGGTGCTCCTCTCGGCCGGCCTGGTGCTCCTGGCGTCCAGCGTCGTGTGCTGGAGGTTGAGactggagaggaagaaggagaggcgACGGGAGAGCCAAACCACTCTGGTCGTCAACCAGAGGAGTATTTTTACTTGA